A section of the Rhodobacteraceae bacterium M382 genome encodes:
- a CDS encoding alpha/beta hydrolase: MTASPAPFFADVAGGPDGGCASWVKTSDGVRIRVGAWTPENADQGTVLMFPGRTEYIEKYGDFAREMALRGFATLAVDWRGQGLADRLLPDRNLGHVKQFSDYQQDVTAALDWATELQLPRPWHLVGHSMGGAIGLRALYEGLPVASCCFSAPMWGIQMSAAMRPLGNFMTAFGPMIGIGNRLVPTTSRQAYVLSNPFEDNTLTTDPHMFAMMQTQLKSHPDLVLGGPTIRWFSEGVRECRALAKRPAPEMPCLTFLGSNERIVDTGAIHHRMNSWAKGTLDLIAGGEHEVMLETPKMRQPIFDKMAAHFTAYGQS; encoded by the coding sequence ATGACTGCGTCACCGGCTCCTTTCTTTGCTGATGTGGCCGGTGGCCCCGACGGTGGATGTGCGTCCTGGGTGAAAACATCTGACGGCGTGCGGATCCGCGTTGGGGCCTGGACCCCGGAAAACGCGGATCAGGGCACGGTCCTGATGTTTCCCGGGCGCACGGAATATATCGAAAAATACGGGGATTTTGCGCGCGAAATGGCCCTGCGCGGGTTTGCAACGCTGGCTGTTGACTGGCGCGGCCAGGGGTTGGCGGATCGGCTGTTGCCCGATCGCAATCTGGGTCACGTAAAGCAATTCTCTGATTACCAGCAGGACGTGACAGCCGCCCTGGACTGGGCCACGGAGCTGCAATTGCCCCGTCCCTGGCATCTGGTTGGCCATTCCATGGGCGGTGCCATCGGATTGCGCGCGCTGTATGAGGGGCTCCCGGTTGCCTCTTGCTGTTTCTCGGCACCCATGTGGGGCATTCAGATGTCCGCTGCCATGCGTCCGCTGGGCAATTTCATGACAGCCTTTGGTCCTATGATTGGTATAGGGAATCGTCTTGTTCCCACGACCTCCAGACAGGCGTACGTCCTGTCAAACCCGTTCGAAGACAATACGTTGACAACCGATCCTCACATGTTTGCCATGATGCAGACCCAGCTCAAATCGCATCCGGATCTGGTGCTGGGCGGACCGACCATCCGTTGGTTCAGCGAAGGCGTTCGCGAATGCCGTGCCTTGGCGAAACGGCCAGCGCCCGAGATGCCCTGCCTGACGTTTCTGGGGAGCAACGAACGGATCGTTGACACAGGTGCAATTCACCACCGCATGAACAGTTGGGCCAAGGGCACGCTGGATCTGATCGCCGGCGGCGAACACGAAGTCATGCTCGAAACGCCAAAGATGCGACAGCCGATCTTTGACAAGATGGCCGCGCATTTCACCGCATACGGTCAATCCTGA